In a genomic window of bacterium:
- a CDS encoding FliI/YscN family ATPase, translated as MNEDWREPMRRALASARARVGRAPLVVRSGRVVRAVGLSIESLGPRVAVGEEVRLETASGKLISMAEVVGFNGANVHSMPVDPVRGLRHEDRVVATGRRPRIPVGDALLGRVLDADGRPLDGLGPIRSRALRSIHAEPVPAFSRPTISQPMTTGVRTIDGLLTLGRGQRIGIFSGPGVGKSRLLGSIARYASDERIVISLVGERNREVREFVEGALGEGLKRSVVFVATSDESALRRVRCALAATTAAEEFRRQGHNVTLLMDSLTRVAMALREIGLSAGEPPSTKGYTPSVFAFLPRLLERAGCEETGGALTGIYTVFVEGDDLTDPVADAARAILDGHIVLARSLAERAHYPAIDALASVSRVMPAVTSREHMQAAMRARRLMAIYRDAEDLVAIGAYRQGMDPELDLAVARHQAIDEFLRQDLTQPSPLEETVRRLAELGAA; from the coding sequence ATGAACGAGGACTGGCGGGAGCCGATGCGCCGCGCGCTCGCGTCGGCGCGCGCCCGCGTCGGCCGCGCGCCGCTCGTCGTGCGCAGCGGCCGCGTCGTGCGCGCCGTCGGCCTGTCGATCGAATCGCTCGGGCCGCGCGTCGCCGTCGGCGAGGAAGTGCGGCTGGAGACCGCGTCGGGGAAGCTGATCTCGATGGCCGAGGTCGTCGGCTTCAACGGCGCCAACGTCCACAGCATGCCGGTCGATCCGGTGCGCGGCCTGCGGCACGAGGACCGCGTCGTGGCCACCGGCCGCCGTCCGCGGATCCCCGTCGGCGACGCGCTCCTCGGGCGCGTGCTCGACGCCGACGGCCGCCCGCTCGACGGGCTCGGGCCGATCCGCTCCCGCGCGCTGCGCTCGATCCACGCCGAGCCGGTGCCGGCCTTCTCGCGCCCCACGATCAGCCAGCCGATGACGACCGGCGTGCGGACGATCGACGGCCTGCTGACCCTCGGCCGCGGACAGCGGATCGGCATCTTCTCCGGCCCCGGCGTCGGCAAGAGCCGCCTGCTCGGCTCGATCGCGCGCTACGCCTCCGACGAGCGGATCGTGATCTCCCTCGTCGGCGAGCGGAACCGCGAGGTGCGCGAGTTCGTCGAAGGGGCGCTCGGCGAAGGGCTGAAGCGCTCGGTCGTCTTCGTCGCGACCTCCGACGAGTCGGCGCTGCGGCGCGTCCGCTGCGCCCTCGCCGCCACCACCGCGGCGGAGGAATTTCGCCGGCAGGGCCACAACGTCACGCTGCTGATGGACTCGCTGACGCGCGTGGCGATGGCGCTGCGCGAGATCGGCCTCTCCGCCGGCGAGCCCCCCTCGACGAAGGGGTACACGCCGTCGGTCTTCGCCTTCCTGCCGCGCCTGCTGGAACGCGCCGGCTGCGAGGAAACCGGCGGCGCCCTGACCGGCATCTACACCGTCTTCGTCGAAGGGGACGACCTCACCGATCCGGTCGCCGACGCGGCGCGGGCGATCCTCGACGGCCACATCGTGCTCGCCCGCTCGCTCGCCGAGCGCGCCCACTACCCGGCGATCGACGCCCTCGCCTCGGTCTCCCGAGTGATGCCGGCCGTGACGAGCCGCGAGCACATGCAGGCGGCGATGCGCGCGCGGCGGCTGATGGCGATCTACCGCGACGCCGAGGACCTCGTGGCGATCGGCGCCTACCGGCAGGGGATGGATCCGGAACTCGACCTCGCCGTCGCCCGGCATCAGGCGATCGACGAGTTCCTGCGCCAGGACCTGACGCAGCCGTCGCCGCTCGAGGAAACCGTGCGCCGGCTCGCCGAGCTCGGAGCGGCCTGA
- the fliF gene encoding flagellar M-ring protein FliF, with translation MNPMLAQIRDAWNALSSKQRATLVVSALLTFAAVAAIVWWARQPTWAVLYTGLDPKDAQAVVQELQGRKVPFQLDAGGTAINVPFEQVDKLRMELAAKNLPGSGRFGFMEMFSQDTIAQSDRTQRIRYQKALEDELARTIESLDEVRTARVHVVLPGDRVFLDDQDTAKASVTLTLGRAVVPSPDNVRAIVHIVSGAVQGLSPERVSVVDTAGHTLWEGDGAAGGLITARQGEMKRGVEKDLEAKVAKVLEPLVGPDHYVVRASADMDFEKVTRKERQIDPDSGALISEQKSKEKSSSSSGFAGGAPGTASNLPGAAGPNGGSGSDTSESSTTTNNFDYSVVEKTVEEPIGTVKKLSVAVLVDQAGGPAAAGAPRTTTPRSAEDIKRIEDLVRAAISFDGNRGDVVTVQQAPFAQPVEEPSRGFDWKAYLPYAKYPALVLLLLLVFLLFFRPMLKTTRDAMGRNAPRRAIAAVGPAGPASAAALADKDRQLLGPASQVELLRQRLAKLAAEQPSGMAQTVRVWLNEQKEQQ, from the coding sequence ATGAACCCAATGCTGGCCCAGATCCGCGACGCTTGGAACGCGCTGTCCTCGAAGCAGCGCGCCACCCTCGTCGTCTCCGCGCTGCTGACCTTCGCGGCGGTCGCCGCCATCGTCTGGTGGGCGCGGCAGCCGACGTGGGCCGTCCTCTACACGGGGCTCGACCCGAAGGACGCGCAGGCGGTCGTGCAGGAACTGCAGGGGCGCAAGGTCCCGTTCCAGCTCGACGCCGGCGGCACGGCGATCAACGTGCCGTTCGAGCAGGTGGACAAGCTGCGGATGGAGCTGGCGGCGAAGAACCTCCCCGGCTCGGGCCGCTTCGGCTTCATGGAGATGTTCAGCCAGGACACGATCGCCCAGTCGGACCGCACGCAGCGGATCCGCTACCAGAAGGCGCTGGAGGACGAGCTGGCGCGGACGATCGAGTCGCTCGACGAAGTCCGCACCGCGCGCGTCCACGTCGTGCTTCCCGGCGACCGCGTCTTCCTCGACGACCAGGACACGGCCAAGGCCTCGGTGACGCTGACGCTCGGCCGCGCCGTCGTGCCGAGCCCCGACAACGTGCGGGCGATCGTGCACATCGTGTCCGGCGCGGTGCAGGGGCTCTCCCCGGAGCGGGTGAGCGTCGTGGACACCGCCGGCCACACGCTGTGGGAAGGGGACGGCGCCGCGGGCGGCCTGATCACCGCGCGCCAGGGCGAGATGAAGCGCGGCGTGGAGAAGGACCTCGAGGCGAAGGTCGCCAAGGTGCTGGAGCCGCTCGTCGGCCCCGACCACTACGTCGTGCGCGCCTCGGCCGACATGGACTTCGAGAAGGTCACGCGCAAGGAACGCCAGATCGATCCCGACAGCGGCGCGCTGATCTCCGAGCAGAAGTCGAAGGAGAAGTCCTCCTCGTCGTCCGGCTTCGCCGGCGGCGCCCCCGGCACGGCGTCGAACCTGCCGGGCGCGGCCGGGCCGAACGGCGGCTCGGGCTCGGACACTTCCGAGTCGAGCACCACGACCAACAACTTCGACTACTCGGTCGTCGAGAAGACGGTCGAGGAGCCGATCGGCACGGTGAAGAAGCTCTCCGTCGCCGTCCTCGTCGACCAGGCCGGCGGCCCCGCCGCGGCCGGCGCGCCGCGCACGACGACCCCGCGCAGCGCCGAGGACATCAAGCGGATCGAGGACCTCGTCCGCGCCGCGATCAGCTTCGACGGCAACCGCGGCGACGTCGTCACGGTGCAGCAGGCCCCGTTCGCGCAGCCGGTCGAAGAGCCGTCGCGCGGCTTCGACTGGAAGGCCTACCTGCCGTACGCGAAGTACCCCGCGCTCGTGCTGCTGCTCCTGCTCGTCTTCCTGCTCTTCTTCCGCCCGATGCTGAAGACGACGCGGGACGCGATGGGCCGCAACGCGCCGCGCCGCGCGATCGCGGCGGTCGGCCCGGCCGGTCCGGCCTCGGCGGCCGCGCTGGCCGACAAGGACCGCCAGCTCCTCGGGCCGGCGAGCCAGGTCGAGCTGCTGCGTCAGCGGCTGGCCAAGCTCGCCGCCGAGCAGCCGTCCGGCATGGCGCAGACGGTGCGGGTCTGGCTGAACGAGCAGAAGGAGCAACAGTAA
- the fliE gene encoding flagellar hook-basal body complex protein FliE, protein MNTGGIRDFGIRAPLPEPKIGRADGGAAPTEGPSFGQALESALKEVDGDLQKADGQAASYVAGENVDLHTVMLDLERADLGFRTMVQVRNKLLDAYKEVMRLPV, encoded by the coding sequence ATGAACACCGGCGGGATCCGCGACTTCGGCATCCGCGCTCCGCTCCCCGAGCCGAAGATCGGGCGCGCGGACGGCGGCGCGGCGCCGACCGAGGGGCCGAGCTTCGGCCAGGCGCTGGAGAGCGCGTTGAAGGAGGTCGACGGCGACCTGCAGAAGGCCGACGGACAGGCCGCCTCCTACGTCGCCGGCGAGAACGTGGACCTGCACACCGTGATGCTCGATCTCGAGCGGGCCGACCTCGGCTTCCGCACGATGGTGCAGGTGCGGAACAAGCTCCTCGACGCCTACAAAGAAGTGATGCGCTTGCCGGTCTGA
- the fliG gene encoding flagellar motor switch protein FliG, which translates to MAGFDGMAGVQKAAILMTLIGEEGAAAVLNELEGDEVKAITAEIAKIKMIDPSQHASVLVEFQDMIQDARALELAGAPLARRLLSRVRPGEDAEKIMKQLEPRRNREEDGADLPLPELPESLVSAPARRLSMLLQDEPAQTVALVLAHLPPRRAAQVMNAMDPERRIEVTRRMASIKEVRPEVVTRVGAVLEGRLAAICDEPLIPMNGVQTAADTLQSLGRAAGGEIVDALAESCPELSQQLRDMLFTFDMLLALKDRDAQEVLKMVDRGTLALALKGADPELQELFFRNMSERAASMLKEEMEFLGAPRLADVEAAQRSIIDMVLRLEKEGAITLEEPQGAAR; encoded by the coding sequence ATGGCCGGGTTCGACGGGATGGCCGGCGTGCAGAAGGCCGCGATCCTCATGACCCTGATCGGGGAAGAGGGCGCCGCCGCCGTCCTGAACGAACTCGAAGGGGACGAGGTCAAGGCGATCACCGCGGAGATCGCCAAGATCAAGATGATCGACCCGAGCCAGCACGCGTCGGTGCTCGTCGAGTTCCAGGACATGATCCAGGACGCGCGCGCCCTCGAGCTGGCGGGGGCGCCGCTGGCGCGCCGGCTCCTCTCCCGCGTGCGCCCCGGCGAGGACGCCGAGAAGATCATGAAGCAGCTCGAGCCGCGCCGGAACCGCGAGGAGGACGGCGCCGATCTGCCGCTGCCGGAACTGCCGGAGAGCCTCGTCTCGGCGCCGGCGCGGCGGCTCTCGATGCTGCTCCAGGACGAGCCGGCGCAGACCGTCGCCCTCGTGCTCGCCCACCTGCCGCCGCGCCGCGCGGCGCAGGTGATGAACGCGATGGACCCCGAGCGGCGGATCGAAGTGACGCGCCGCATGGCCTCGATCAAGGAGGTCCGGCCGGAGGTCGTGACCCGCGTCGGCGCCGTGCTCGAAGGGCGCCTCGCCGCGATCTGCGACGAGCCGCTGATCCCGATGAACGGCGTGCAGACGGCGGCGGACACGCTGCAGAGCCTCGGCCGCGCCGCCGGCGGCGAGATCGTGGACGCGCTCGCCGAGAGCTGCCCCGAGCTGAGCCAGCAGCTGCGCGACATGCTCTTCACCTTCGACATGCTCCTCGCGCTCAAGGACCGCGACGCGCAGGAAGTGCTGAAGATGGTGGACCGCGGCACGCTGGCGCTGGCGCTCAAGGGCGCCGACCCCGAGCTGCAGGAACTCTTCTTCCGCAACATGTCGGAGCGCGCCGCCTCGATGCTGAAGGAGGAGATGGAGTTCCTCGGCGCGCCGCGCCTCGCCGACGTCGAGGCCGCGCAGCGCTCGATCATCGACATGGTCCTGCGCCTCGAGAAGGAAGGCGCGATCACGCTCGAGGAGCCGCAAGGTGCCGCGCGGTAG
- the flgC gene encoding flagellar basal body rod protein FlgC has translation MSLDTAVKVAASGLTMQRARMEIVASNLANAQTTRTAQGGPYVRKIAQVKAVPLNEGTFKDAMDRAVRGVQVTSVSDDQRPALRKYEPGHPDADKQGYVSYPNIDPAEEMVDMLSAVRSYEAGTNVVKTVLRMNDQALSIIR, from the coding sequence ATGAGTCTCGACACCGCGGTCAAGGTCGCGGCCAGCGGCCTGACGATGCAGCGGGCCCGGATGGAGATCGTCGCCTCCAACTTGGCCAACGCCCAGACGACCCGCACCGCCCAGGGCGGCCCGTACGTGCGGAAGATCGCCCAGGTCAAGGCGGTCCCGCTCAACGAAGGGACGTTCAAGGACGCGATGGACCGGGCCGTGCGCGGCGTGCAGGTCACCTCCGTCTCCGACGACCAGCGGCCGGCGCTGCGCAAGTACGAGCCGGGCCATCCCGACGCCGACAAGCAGGGATACGTCAGCTACCCGAACATCGACCCCGCCGAGGAGATGGTGGACATGCTCTCCGCCGTCCGCTCCTACGAGGCCGGGACGAACGTGGTCAAGACCGTCCTGCGCATGAACGACCAAGCGCTGTCGATCATCCGCTGA